CAGGGATACACCATTCGTGTAGTTCCGTTCCACCCCAATGTATCGGTTCCGGCAGAGCTTAACTTGGTTCGCTGGCAGTAAACGATCAACCCTCCGCTGTCAGCCCTGACAGCAGAGGGTTGATCTCTCAAATCCGATTCAGAATTGACTCGCGATTGAATAGTCTAACGCTCCAGCCCATGGCGATGAAAGCGAGTACGGTTCCGATTCCGACGGTCATCGCGATGCCAACGGCATCATATTTGCCGCTGAGGGCGTTTCGGATCACGTTCGCGGCATTAAGGATGGGGATCGCATAGACAGCCCTGCTCTGGGCGAAATCGGTGAAGCCGATGATCTGGCTGAACATTGCCGGAAGCATAACAAGGATGCTGCCTTGCGCCAGATAAGTCTGCGCTTCGCGGGTGTTTCGGGCAAAGCTGCTGATGGCGATCAGGGCGCTCGCAAAGAACATTGTTGTCGGGATCAACGCTACCAAGATTACCAAGACTCCGGTGAAGTTCAGCCCAAGACCATTCTCGAACAGAGGCTTCAGGAATTCTAGACGCAAGCTGTAGAACACAAAGATTGTGGCGATGCTGCTTGCGGTGGCAAGGAATGAAGCCGAAGCTAACGCGAAGAGCTTACCAAGGGCAACTTGTTTACGGGCGACTGGGCTGATCAGGAGAGTCTCTAGCGTCTGACGCTCCTTCTCGCCAGCGACCATGTCGCTAGCCGAGCTCATGGCCCCGTAGAACGCCCAAATCACGATCAGATAGGGAAGTAGTTGGACGAGGAATTCGTTGGTGTTCGTGTCTCCGACCTTGACTTCCTTTCGCTCAACGCTGAGGGGTTTGAGCATCGCCTTGTCGATCTGCTTCTCCTCGAAGAGTTTGCCGACGATGGCCTCGTTCATGGCACCCATCGACTTCTCGATCACGCTGAGGGCAATTTGGGCTTTCTGCTCAGAAGGGTCAAAGTACGCGGGGAGCTTGAACGGCTTGTTTGACGCTAGAGCGGACTCCATTCCGTTTCCAAAGTCGAGGGCAAGGCGGACATCGCCTTTCTTGATTTTCGCTTCAGCATCAGCGACTGAAGGCAATTCCTTGACGGTCATTCCGCCTTTCTCCAGTGCCTTAATGAATCCATCGGTGGCGGCGTCGTGTTTCGGGACGATGGCGTGGACAGTCGTCTTGGTCGCTTTGCCGATGCTTGAGAAGATCAAGCCGAACAGCATAAACATCAACGCAACCGAGAAGATTGGGCCGATGAACATGGCTGAGCGCACCCGCTTGTCGCGGAGCATTTCGCGCATTTCTTTGCGGTAGACGGTGAGAATTGGGTTCATGCCACCACCTCCCGGCTGTAACCGACGACATTCAAAAAGGCCTTCTCCAAACTGCTCTCTCCGGTTTGAGCCT
The DNA window shown above is from Armatimonadota bacterium and carries:
- a CDS encoding ABC transporter permease — protein: MNPILTVYRKEMREMLRDKRVRSAMFIGPIFSVALMFMLFGLIFSSIGKATKTTVHAIVPKHDAATDGFIKALEKGGMTVKELPSVADAEAKIKKGDVRLALDFGNGMESALASNKPFKLPAYFDPSEQKAQIALSVIEKSMGAMNEAIVGKLFEEKQIDKAMLKPLSVERKEVKVGDTNTNEFLVQLLPYLIVIWAFYGAMSSASDMVAGEKERQTLETLLISPVARKQVALGKLFALASASFLATASSIATIFVFYSLRLEFLKPLFENGLGLNFTGVLVILVALIPTTMFFASALIAISSFARNTREAQTYLAQGSILVMLPAMFSQIIGFTDFAQSRAVYAIPILNAANVIRNALSGKYDAVGIAMTVGIGTVLAFIAMGWSVRLFNRESILNRI